Proteins from a single region of Vicia villosa cultivar HV-30 ecotype Madison, WI unplaced genomic scaffold, Vvil1.0 ctg.002649F_1_1, whole genome shotgun sequence:
- the LOC131639465 gene encoding guanine nucleotide-binding protein alpha-1 subunit-like, giving the protein MQIKLLFQTGFDEVELKSYLPVVHVNVYQTIKLPHDGSKEFAQNDVDFLKYVISSENKDIGEKLSEIGGRLNYPRLTKELAHEIESPWKDAAIQITFELIVKAVRIELYFFYIIKKAMFLQISSKMCTSFVLSNQ; this is encoded by the exons ATGCAGATAAAACTTTTATTTCAAACTGGCTTTGATGAGGTAGAACTAAAAAGCTATCTACCAGTTGTTCATGTTAATGTATATCAGACAATAAAA TTACCTCATGATGGATCGAAGGAGTTTGCTCAGAATGATGTTGATTTTTTGAAGTATGTTATATCCAGTGAAAATAAG GACATTGGTGAAAAGCTATCAGAAATTGGTGGCAGGCTGAATTACCCACGTCTCACCAAGGAACTTGCACACGAAATAGAGAGTCCGTGGAAGGATGCTGCAATTCAG ATAACATTTGAGCTGATAGTAAAAGCTGTGAGGATTGAATTGTATTTCTTCTATATTATAAAAAAAGCCATGTTCCTTCAAATTTCCAGCAAGATGTGTACTTCATTTGTATTATCAAATCAATAA
- the LOC131639475 gene encoding cuscuta receptor 1-like, with the protein LLLTFYFSDWSKLKKLEELDLSYNNFVGKLPSSFVNMTSLRTLRLTNNHFIGDIGPNLATSLEYLNFEGNQFEFPISFAQFFNHSNLNFIYGNGNKVILGSHLPLKTWVPKFQLQVLQLSSISVVNSLPLPNFLLYQYSLTDVDFTGCKLKGEFPHWLLKNNTKMEVLRLRNCSFIGDFQLPSHPKFNLVSIDVSNNAMSGQMLSNNISSNFPNLVYLNISINAIHGSIPHELSHIDTLDLSNNQFSGELPRNLTMGISSLIISNNNLHGPIPSTLSMYFPNTLLLDGNHFSGSLPSNFLNSSYVQNLDISNNNFVGKLPSPFQTYIGLIELSLSNNHFEGSIPSELTNIITLTYLDLSQNNLSGCVPSFLSDSLSFIHLSNNKLSCLPKHMFTERSSLLILDLSNNEITNGIHDLIHNLRYTELNILLMKGNHFTGSIPKQLCHLTDLNILDLSDNNLIGEIPNCLGEMPFANKDPEGSRDRFNGVIHSRVDYNNRYGKEKDKFTSKKRSKTYTTNIHIYMSGIDLSQNKLSGSIPNELGNLTRIRSLNLSNNFFSGKIPATFSNLMQVESLDLSSNMLSGQIPPQLSGLTSLEVFSVAHNNLSGTTPERKGQFITFDESSYEGNQFLCGPPLSKSCNPAPLPNGLNKDGDNDSWVDMYVFLVSFVVAYTSTLLVIAIVLYINPYWRQAWFYYIGMVCMNCFYFLEDNLCVF; encoded by the coding sequence CTTTTGTTAAccttttatttttcagattggTCTAAACTTAAGAAGTTGGAAGAGTTAGATCTATCCTACAATAATTTTGTGGGGAAACTTCCCTCATCTTTTGTCAACATGACATCACTTCGAACTTTGAGACTTACAAATAATCACTTTATTGGTGATATTGGTCCTAACCTTGCAACGTCACTTGAGTATCTCAATTTTGAAGGAAACCAATTTGAATTCCCCATTTCATTTGCACAATTTTTCAATCATTCAAACCTTAATTTCATCTATGGTAATGGGAATAAAGTTATCCTTGGCTCACACTTACCTTTGAAAACATGGGTTCCAAAATTTCAATTACAAGTGCTTCAACTGTCTTCAATATCTGTTGTCAATTCCCTTCCACTTCCAAACTTTCTTCTTTATCAGTACAGTTTGACTGATGTGGATTTCACCGGTTGTAAACTGAAAGGAGAGTTTCCACATTGGTTAttaaaaaacaacacaaaaatggAAGTTCTTAGACTTAGGAATTGTTCCTTTATAGGAGATTTTCAACTTCCTTCCCATCCTAAATTCAACCTAGTATCAATTGATGTATCAAATAATGCAATGTCAGGTCAAATGTTGAGCAACAACATCAGTTCAAATTTTCCAAATTTGGTTTATCTAAACATTTCTATAAATGCAATTCATGGTTCAATTCCTCATGAGCTAAGTCACATAGATACATTAGATCTTTCTAATAATCAATTTTCTGGAGAATTACCAAGGAATTTAACTATGGGTATTTCTTCTTTGATTATTTCAAACAACAATCTTCATGGGCCCATACCTTCAACATTGTCAATGTACTTTCCTAATACATTGTTGTTGGACGGTAATCATTTTTCAGGTAGCCTTCCAAGCAACTTTTTAAACTCAAGTTATGTCCAGAACTTGgacattagtaataataattttgTTGGAAAACTTCCAAGTCCATTTCAAACATATATTGGATTGATTGAACTTTCACTATCCAATAATCATTTTGAAGGATCTATTCCATCAGAGTTGACAAATATTATAACACTCACATACCTAGATCTTTCCCAAAATAATTTGTCAGGATGTGTTCCCTCTTTTCTAAGTGATTCTCTGAGCTTTATTCATTTGAGCAACAATAAACTAAGTTGTTTGCCCAAGCACATGTTCACAGAAAGATCTTCATTATTGATTCTAGACCTTAGCAACAATGAAATAACAAATGGAATCCATGATCTAATACACAACCTCCGCTACACAGAGTTAAATATCCTCCTTATGAAAGGTAATCACTTCACTGGAAGTATTCCAAAGCAATTATGCCACCTAACGGATTTAAATATACTAGACCTTTCTGATAAtaatttgattggagaaattcctAATTGCTTGGGTGAAATGCCTTTTGCCAATAAAGACCCAGAAGGTTCAAGAGATCGATTCAATGGTGTGATTCATAGTAGAGTAGATTACAATAATCGATATGGGAAAGAGAAAGACAAATTTACTTCAAAGAAAAGATCGAAAACTTATACAAcaaatattcatatttatatgTCTGGGATTGATTTATCTCAGAATAAGCTAAGTGGGAGTATTCCAAATGAGCTTGGAAATTTGACAAGAATCCGATCATTGAACTTGTCCAACAATTTTTTCTCCGGGAAAATTCCAGCAACATTCTCCAATTTGATGCAAGTGGAGAGTTTAGATCTTTCTTCCAACATGTTGAGTGGCCAAATTCCTCCTCAACTAAGTGGATTGACTTCCCTTGAAGTATTCAGTGTTGCACACAACAATTTATCAGGCACGACACCAGAAAGGAAAGGACAATTTATTACCTTTGATGAAAGCAGCTATGAAGGTAATCAATTTCTCTGTGGGCCTCCATTGTCAAAAAGTTGCAATCCTGCTCCATTACCTAATGGCTTGAACAAAGATGGAGATAATGATAGTTGGGTGGACATGTATGTTTTCCTTGTGAGCTTTGTGGTGGCATACACATCAACGTTGTTGGTAATTGCAATTGTTCTGTACATCAATCCTTATTGGAGGCAAGCATGGTTTTACTATATAGGAATGGTGTGTATGAATTGCTTCTACTTCTTAGAAGACAATTTATGTGTGttctaa